The stretch of DNA AACCAGCGAGATTCATCTTTGCCGCCATCTCGGGTATGACCCGGTTATTGGCCGTATTTTAGCACAGCGTGTAGCAGAAGCTGCCCAATCGGAGCCTGTATGTTTCCCATCATGATTGACTTGAGCGAACAAAAAGTTGTGATTGCGGGCGGCGGTCCGATCGCTTTTCACAAAACAGAGAATTTACTTCGGTTCGGTATACAGCCGCACATTGTCAGCCCCGATTTCCACCCGTCTATTGAACAATTGGCTCTTGAAGGAAAAGCAGTGCTTCATCGTAAGAAAGTCGAGTGGAGCGATCTTGAGGATGCGTTTTTAATTATGCTTGTCACAGACGACAAGGAGGCAAATGCCAAAATGGCTGAGCTTGCTGTCCGTCATGGAAAACTCGTTGTCCATGCAGAGCATAATGATCTTGGCAATGCACAGATTCCTGCTGTCATGATGCGCGGAAAGCTGATGATCAGTGTGTCTACAAGCGGCGCAAGCCCATCTCTCTCTACTCAAATTCGTAATCAGCTGGAAGAAGAATTTGACGAACGTTATGAAGCGTATGTAGATTTTTTGTATGAGGTCCGCCAGTATATTAAACGGCATATTCCTGAACGCTCTGAACGGCGAAAGTGGCTGAAAAGGGCAGCGGAGAATGATTATTTGGAATATCCAGAGAAAAGAAAACAGTACATGGCGGATCTTGAAATGCAGTATCCCGCCTTGTAGACAACAGGAGGAACGGTATGGAACGTTTTATCATTTTTGCACTCGTCGGGCTTGCTGCCCAGCTTGTGGACGGAGCCCTCGGAATGGGCTACGGCCTGACATCAACAACGCTGCTTTTGTCTGCAGGAATTGCTCCGGCGGTTGCATCGGCTTCTGTTCACATGGCAGAGGTCGTGACAACGGCAGCATCGGGCATTAGTCACCGGAAATTTGGAAATGTCGATAAAGTCATGCTGAAAAAACTCATTATCCCTGGCTCTATTGGTGCGTTTGCCGGTGCAACTTTTCTAAGCAACTTGACGGGAGAATATGTACGTCTTTACGTTTCTACGTTCCTGCTTTGTCTCGGGCTGTTTATATTAGGCCGTTTCCTTTTATTGAAGAATGCACAAAAGCAAGCGCCAACAGCGCCAACGAATCGCTTTTTTATCCCTCTAGGCCTTATCGGCGGTTTTTTTGACGCCAGCGGAGGCGGAGGCTGGGGACCTATTGCAACACCAGCTTTACTTTCACAAAAAGGCATGGAGCCCCGAATCGCTATTGGGACAGTAGCGGCTAGTGAATTCGCTGTTGCGTTGTCCGCCACAATTGGATTCATGATTTCACTTGGCCCTGAGAAAATTAACTGGCTGTGGGCAGGAGCGATTATGCTTGGCGGTATTATCGCAGCGCCTATTGCTGCCTATATTGTGAAAAGCCTGCCAACACGTGTGTTAGCGGTTATTGTAAGCGGCATGCTAATTTTTACAAATTTAAATGCCATTTTCAAGTATACGGATATCCCTGGTTCAGCCCAATCTGCAGTATTTATTGCGCTCCTTATTATTTGGGTTCCACTGACGGTTTATATGGTTCGAAAAGAAAAGCAAATCGCCCGCAGTGAACAAAAAAGAGTATCTTAAAAACAAGACCTGTCACAGGTCTTGTTTTTTTATAACCAAATCAGAAAAATGGGGTATACCAAAAGTAAACAAAGGAGGAGCTACATGAAAATTCAGTTTACTGCACTGGAGTCGTTTGTCAATGAAAAACGCCCTTCGGTGAACGCACAGCTGTATGCAGCTCAAAAAAGGGGTCCTTTCCATTAAACGGTCCCGCGTTCGTTCTAAAGGGGAATCAAAGGCGCTTACCGCTCTTGTTTTGCCCAAAAACAACAGGCTGTGCAGGAAGGCACTTTTGTTATTAAAGAAGCGGGAAGGTTTATTTTGATGCCTATTGATGCCTTACGCGGGCGATCCGTTGAGCGCATGTTTGAATTTGCGGGCCTTGTAACGGAATATATGAGTGCATTCGGCATTAAGCCTGTAGTCGTCGGCGGGCTGGCGGTAGAACTATATACGCTAAACCATTACATGACACATGCTATTGATTTTATTTCCAGTGGTTGGGCAGATCGTACAGGTTCTGTATGTACCTTTCCCTTTTCTCAAACTCTAATCGTAAAATACATCCAATTATCCACCCCTGGGAAACGGCTGACACCCGCTAAGAAAGCTTATTTTAACGAGCATTTTTATAAAAAAACAGGAAAGAAATCTGGCATAAACAGTAAAAAGAGATTGCGAGCATAAGGGCGTCCGTTATAAAATAAGTTAACAGTTTATTACCATACAAAAGGTGGTTCGAAAATGGATTACAAAAAAATGTGGGAAGAACTAAAGGACGCTGTGAATGACGAGGTCGCAATGTACGCTGCTTTTAGTACAAGCAGTAAGGAAGAACAGGCAAGAAAGCAGCAGGCAAGCTACATACAGAGTATGATGAACACGCTGGAAAAAGCAAATATCGTAAAATAAAAAGCCGGGTCTTCCCGGCTTTTTTTTTGTGTCCGCCTGGATCACGTCAAAAAGAAACCGCCCGGCCGCTTTACTTCCTTAAATGAGCAGTAAAAGCGCAGTATACGCTGCGATCCCAATGCTGAAAGCGCCGAAGCTGCTTTCTCTTTCCTCCGGCAGCTCTTCTTTCATTACGTTTAAAATCACACCTCCGGCAATAAAGGCAACAAGGAGCGAAATGATTAATTCATTCACTTCTGCTACGGCGCCGATACACCATCCGATCAGGATAGCAGCTGTTAAAAGCAGCCTTCCATATCGATCATACATAGCTTCATGGGCTTCACGAAGGCTGTGGTCATTAATAACGAAGTGAACACCCATGGCTAAAAAGAAAAAGAACATACCCCAAATGCTCTCATAATCTTCACGAATTAAAAGATAGCCAATCACCATGTTATAAAGAAAAAAGGAAGCCATATGAAGCCAAAATACACCGGCAGAAGCTTTATTCGCTTCTCTGCCTGCTCGTTTCCGTTTGGACACTTTCACGAGGCGCTCCAATCCATAAAAAACGACAAGGCCCAGCAGGGAAACGAACAGAATATGGTTATCTATATAGCCGAGAACTCCCTGTTTCATTTCTTCTTCGATTTCATTTTGGTAGCGGTGTAATTCGGGCAGCAGATGAATAAACACATATGCGACGGCAATTCCGCCAGCAATAGAAAGAAATCGGCTGCGCGGTTTCACTGACAGAAACGCCATGTTTTTTGAAAAAAAGTGAAGGAGGGCCAATCCAATGGCCAAAACGAAACTCCACCAAAAAAACATACTATCCCTTCTTTCTTTTCAAAGCTCTTTATTTCTTACCCTATTGCCTTAAAGAACTCCGCTCAAACGCTGTACTTTTTCTTCGGAAGAAAGAGCGGCTTTGTTTTTCATACAGTCTTTGTTTTCATCAAATTTTCATCAAAAGCTTGTATGCTGATGGCAGCTTATGAGAATGGTGGGGATATGAAATGAAAAAAAAGAATACTGGAAAATTTGTTCTCGATTTTGCCATGGCAGTAACCTTTATTCTGCTGTTTAATAAAATGGTGTTCGGCGGCCTGCTGTTTCATGAAACAGCAGGACTTGCCATTGGGGGAGCTTTTATCCTTCATATGCTGTTGAACGGAAAATGGATCAAAACGGTGACCGCTAAGCTGTTTGATCGAAAGCTCCCGTGGAAAACAAGGCTGGGCTACCTGCTGAATGTTCTTTTGCTCCTGTCTATGGTTTTTGTTATTGTAAGTGGACTGATCGTGTCGCACGTTCTTCTTCCGAATTGGAATGTGGGGAATGAGCAATGGTTTAAAATGACTCATATTTCCGTATCCTTTGCCGCTCTCCTTTTAGTGGGAATTCATGTGGGCGTACATTGGCATTGGGTCATGAATGTCTGGAAAAAAATGATCCCGGCTTCTAAAAATAAGTGGATTTTACATGTGGCTGCTAAAATTGCGGTTATGGCCCTTCTCCTTTACGGGGTATACGAAATAAACGAAACCGGCTTTTTATCAAGAGCGGCCAGCGTTACAAATGTGGTGAGCGCAGAGAGTGTACAGGGTATGGGTGAACGGCCTGATTTCTCTCAAGCAGCAGGAGAGAAACCTGACTTTTCTCAAATGGCAGCAGGCGAACGGCCAAAAGGTATGGAAGGCAGAGAGAGCGGCATGAGTGCGAATCCACTCAGTGTGTTAGCTGCTTATGGAAGCATCCTGTCTGTTTTTGTTATAGTCGTTTATTATATAGGCCGGTTATGGTTTAAAAAGAAAAAAACACGGTCAAAAGCGGCTCCTTCACTGTCGTAAATAAAAGGTCTGCCTTAAAGGCAGATCTTTTATTTTTTAAGCGTAAATTCAATTTGATCTGAAAAAACATATTTGTCAGGATGCCAGGAGTAACGAACATGAAAAGGGTGTTGTACCGCTTCTTCGAGAGTAGCAGTCCATGTTATTGGGTATAGATAGGTAAAAAAGGAGGCGGCTTATGGGAATTGGTTCTTTGATGCGAAAAGGAAATACGTCATCGGGGATTGCAGCACTAGGCAATACGGTGTTAGCGGTTTTGAAATTTATTGCCGCTGCTTTCAGCGGAAGCGGAACGATGTTTGCTTCTGCCATGCATTCACTGGCAGATGCCATTAATCAAGGATTTGTTTATTTCGGAAGCGCGCTGGCTGAAATGCGGCCTTCAAAAAGATTTCCAACAGGATTTGGCCGGCTGGTAAATATCTTTTGTATGATTGCCGTAATTGTCGTTTCAATTATGGCGTATGAGACCATTTTAAAAGGCTGGAAGCTCCTTCAGCATCCCGAACAGGCAACAGACTTCTGGCTCAATGTGGTGGTTCTTTTAGCCGCTGTTATCATTGATGGCTTTATTTTGTTTAAAGCCATGAAGGAAATTTTAGAGGAAGCACGCGTAGAGAAAAAAGGAAACGTTTTTGTACAGGCATTTAAAAACGTTGGTAAAGCGTCGCCGGCAACCCGGCTTGTTTTTTATGAAGATCTTGTCGCTACTTCCGGGGCGATTTTAGCGATTATTGGCATTACGCTTGCTCAGTTTTTTGGCATTTTGGCCGCGGATGGCGTGATTACCATTTTGATCGGCTTGTTAATGGTAGGTGTAGCGTTTCGTGTTGGATATGATAATATGATTGGCTTAATTGGCGTAGCCGCACCGGTTGAAATTGAACAAAAAACAGCTAATACCATTTTACAGGATGAAGATACAGTCGATATCCACCACCTGCGTATTATACAGGAAGGCCGCTCTTATCATGTAGATGGGGTGATAGAGCTTCGAAAAGGCCTTTCCCTTGCCCAAGCCGATGACATTAAATTCCGCGTAAAAAATCGGCTTTTAGAAGAAAGCGAAATCAGTGATGTGACGCTCGGCATTATCGAAGACGATAACCAGACAACCTGGCGCCCTGAGTCAGGCTTAACATAAATAAGGACCGGATTGAGTAACTCAATCCGGTTTTTTCGTGTGTTTTCTCATTTCCTCACTTACCACAAAAGCAAGGTCGTCGTTGCCATAAAGCGATAAGACATTCAGAAGGGTTTCATCAGAAATATGGCCGGCTTCTTCTTTCGGCACGGTTAATTCGATCGCCTGGTTTAACACATTGTTCTCCTTCTGGCCTGGATACGCACGCTTATATAAGCCGGCTGGATCAAGGTCATGGTTTACACACCACTGCGCAAACACAAGCACCATCATATGCTCATCCTGTTTGTATTGATTTATAATGTGTTCTTCAAGATCTTTTTTATTCATGAGGCATACTCCTTTAGTTTGGATCTTTTATTTTAATATATACCATTTTTACACGTTCAGGTCGCAAGTGACAACATCAACCATGCTCATTTTTGAATAAATCGGGGTGGATGCCACACACTATTTGGGCATCACACTTTATTCAGGAGGCGATTTGGATGACTTCACCGCAATTTAACCATGGCGCACACGAAATAC from Domibacillus sp. DTU_2020_1001157_1_SI_ALB_TIR_016 encodes:
- a CDS encoding bifunctional precorrin-2 dehydrogenase/sirohydrochlorin ferrochelatase, producing MFPIMIDLSEQKVVIAGGGPIAFHKTENLLRFGIQPHIVSPDFHPSIEQLALEGKAVLHRKKVEWSDLEDAFLIMLVTDDKEANAKMAELAVRHGKLVVHAEHNDLGNAQIPAVMMRGKLMISVSTSGASPSLSTQIRNQLEEEFDERYEAYVDFLYEVRQYIKRHIPERSERRKWLKRAAENDYLEYPEKRKQYMADLEMQYPAL
- a CDS encoding sulfite exporter TauE/SafE family protein, giving the protein MERFIIFALVGLAAQLVDGALGMGYGLTSTTLLLSAGIAPAVASASVHMAEVVTTAASGISHRKFGNVDKVMLKKLIIPGSIGAFAGATFLSNLTGEYVRLYVSTFLLCLGLFILGRFLLLKNAQKQAPTAPTNRFFIPLGLIGGFFDASGGGGWGPIATPALLSQKGMEPRIAIGTVAASEFAVALSATIGFMISLGPEKINWLWAGAIMLGGIIAAPIAAYIVKSLPTRVLAVIVSGMLIFTNLNAIFKYTDIPGSAQSAVFIALLIIWVPLTVYMVRKEKQIARSEQKRVS
- a CDS encoding DUF4405 domain-containing protein, with the protein product MKKKNTGKFVLDFAMAVTFILLFNKMVFGGLLFHETAGLAIGGAFILHMLLNGKWIKTVTAKLFDRKLPWKTRLGYLLNVLLLLSMVFVIVSGLIVSHVLLPNWNVGNEQWFKMTHISVSFAALLLVGIHVGVHWHWVMNVWKKMIPASKNKWILHVAAKIAVMALLLYGVYEINETGFLSRAASVTNVVSAESVQGMGERPDFSQAAGEKPDFSQMAAGERPKGMEGRESGMSANPLSVLAAYGSILSVFVIVVYYIGRLWFKKKKTRSKAAPSLS
- a CDS encoding cation diffusion facilitator family transporter, with product MGIGSLMRKGNTSSGIAALGNTVLAVLKFIAAAFSGSGTMFASAMHSLADAINQGFVYFGSALAEMRPSKRFPTGFGRLVNIFCMIAVIVVSIMAYETILKGWKLLQHPEQATDFWLNVVVLLAAVIIDGFILFKAMKEILEEARVEKKGNVFVQAFKNVGKASPATRLVFYEDLVATSGAILAIIGITLAQFFGILAADGVITILIGLLMVGVAFRVGYDNMIGLIGVAAPVEIEQKTANTILQDEDTVDIHHLRIIQEGRSYHVDGVIELRKGLSLAQADDIKFRVKNRLLEESEISDVTLGIIEDDNQTTWRPESGLT